Sequence from the Canis lupus baileyi chromosome 24, mCanLup2.hap1, whole genome shotgun sequence genome:
CAGGGTCCACACAGTGACCgggtgtcctgaggaggctggtgACTGCTGTGGTCAGCGGGCGCTGGCAGGCACCAGCCAGGGGGACCGAGCAGGTGTGGCCGGGGCCCAGGAGGACCAGGGGCAGTATGTGCTAGAGCCGTGTGAAGGGAGGGGGAACCAGTGGGCACCAGGTCAGGTGCAGCTGCTGTGTGGGAGACCGTAGCAGGAGATTGTCCATAACGTGAAAGGGACACCTGTGCCACTGGAGCCGCTTGTGGGGTCTTGGGTGGTGGACGTGACCCCCCATCTGGTGGATGCATGGTGCCGTCAAGGGGCGAcagagaggtgggaggtggggatggggtcaAGAGGAGAGGTTATTTCCTTTTTGGTGTTGGTTTCGGATGAGCCTGCCAGTGCAGCAGGTTTGTCGGATGATGGGAATGATCTGCGTGAGGGGACAACTGGTAGCATGGTGAGAAATGGGGGATGGTGGCAAAGGGTGTGGGCGTGGAGGGCCCAGGGAAGGGCCACGGTCTCAGGGGCATGTGCAGAAGTAGGTGGGCGCTGCCCAGGTGTGTGCACGGAGGGGTGGCAGGTGGGAGCTGGGGTCCATGGGACGGGGGAGACGTGTGAGAGATGGGTGCGCAGGGCTGGGGCGAGTGGGCTGGAAAGTCACTCCCCGCGcctggggagccagatgcagtgtgggatcccctgggtggcatGTCGTGCCCCTGGGCCTGAGCAGCTGGCATGCGGTGAGGGCAGGCCGCTGGGAGAGAAGAGGCAGGTGAGAGTCTTACGTGCCGGGGTCAGCGTGTCCTGCGGAGGTTCGGACGGGGAAGGTTGGAGGCTTGCAGCCACTCGGTCTCTGCCACAGTCCATTGTCTGAAAGCAGCCACAGCAAACGAACGGTATCAAACGGTTTCCACACGCTCTGCTTACGAACCCGGCCCCGGCCGTGGGTGCTGTGGTTGCCGGAGGACGGCAGGGGGGCCTTGCCTGCTATGGCAGGTGACAGACCGTGCCGCGGGAGCGTGCCCTCGTAGCCCAAGCCCTGTGGCACCCCGAGCGAGCCTCGCGGGACTGTGCTGTCCTACAGGACCGGGGCCCAAGGGCAAACCTGGTTCGTCTGATGGAAATCGAGTGAGAAATGGCTTTCAGGAGAATCACGGACTTCAGGTGGGCGCACAGCAAGCCAAGGTGGCGGCCCCGTGGGTCTGGCGGGGAAGGAGGTCTTCGCTGAGCTCCAAGCTGAAGTCCTTGGCAGACGCACAGGCCGAGTGTCAGAGCGTGAGGCAGGTGCACATCTTCCAGATCCTGAGGTCGTGACCCCCGTGGGTGAGACTCACACATGCGACAGACGTTGTGGGAAGAATGTTCATTTGTGCGAGGACGTGACTCACAGCCAGCTGCCAGAGGGACAGAGGGTAGCAGAGGAGAACATTTAAGATCCGGGATAGAAGCATCCGCCGGGAGTGGGGCATGGAGGAGGCTGAGGACAACGTCCGGGAGGTGCTGCTGGCACGGGGGGCGCTGTCGGAGCCGTCCCGGGACCCGTGCAGGGAAACGCCCTCCGTCCTGGCCTGCTGGATGTCCTGTTTGCACGACCTGCTGACCCAGGGTGTTCTCCATCACCCTCCTGTATTTGTTACCCCgactgcccacccccccccccccccgctcaggACACTCCTCTCCCCTGGAGGGGAGTCCCCAACTCCCAGGAGGGGCAAGGCGGGAGCGGCACCCAGCCACCTCCTGCTGTGCTGGCCACAGCCCTGGAAGGCCTCCCCCACTCTGCTCCGTCTGCCTTCCGGCGGGAGGAGAGCGGAGGCCGGGGAAgcagagcccctgcccctcccgagccctggctctgcttctcccGCACCGAGGCCTTTCCCCTTCTGTTCCCGAATCCATCCGTCAACCTCCGAGGCTCCACGAGCACGAGGAGGGGGAGACCGGGCGCACGTGGACTTCAGTGAGCCCCGGGGCCAGCTGCCTGGatgctccctccctgcctcctgccacacGTCCCAATCGGCCGCGCCATCGTGGAGCAGCAGCACATCCGTGGCTGCCTCCCTGGGGCCCGTGTCCTGAGGTGGACACGATCCCGAGGCCTCCCGGAGGCTCGGGGCGGGCGTGAGCTGGAGCTGGCCGGCCCCGGCTCAGGGGAGCTCGTTCCTGAGAATTGTGAGAATCCTGTGTCGGGCCAGTTGTGAAACAGCCGTTGTTGAAAGTtatttaaagaggtgattaaatcGTATTTAAAACAAGGATCATAACTACTTGGAACTTACCTGTTCCTACAACAAGCACGAGGTAAGAACCGCACCAGACCTCAGAGCCGAGGCAGAAGTGGCTGCCGTGGGGGCCTGTGCTCGCGCCTTCCTGGAGGCCCCACACCCGCCTCTGTACGTGCAACGAAGtcagggcagagggagcccgcctgtcccggggggcgTCCAGGGCCCCCGCTGGCCCCGTCCGGCATCCCGTCAGTCACAAGTACACTGCTCTGATGAGACGTGGTGGGAGGTCCGCTAACCATGGGTGGAGGCATGGATTTGGGACGTGGCCGTTGGGCAACCACCCTGGGCCTCTGGGGGCACAGCTGGTCATCGGTTGCTGTGCTGGGTGCCAGCATGAACCTCGACAGGATGCTCGCCCAGGCCCAAGTGGCTCCCCGTGACAGACATGCAGCTCCAGGGGCAGCAGCTGCTCCCAGCAGGCAGCCAGGCGGTGCCCCTGCTCTGGGCACGGGCCTCAACGTCCCTGCCATGGCCTCCCTGCCGTCCGTGGCCAGGCCCACTTTGGAGGTCTTGCCCGGGTTGCTGGGGTCTGCGGGCTGGCTGGTAACCTGGCCGAGCAGGTCGCCTCACAGAGGCCAGGGAGTCCTCTCTCCGGAGCGGAGACCCACGCAGCTGCCATGTGTGACGTGCTCCTCGGTGTTGCAGGTTGTAGCAGAGTGCTGCTGCGGCCCCGGACGTCGGAGGAGGTGGCTCACATCCTCAGGTACGGGAGGTGGTTGGTGGCTGCTGGGGGCGCCCGTCAGGGAGGGGGGCCGGCCTCTCCTTGCCAACAATCCACCGTCAGGTCTATTCTAGAAAAGTTGGGAAACAGAGAGCCGTAAAGGGAAAAATGACCAAGTGCTGTGTTCCCTCCAAAGGCAGCCCCCACCATGTCCCCTCCGCTAGTGTGCGCGGCCAGTAAGCCATAACGTGGTGTCTGTGCTGGGAGCGCTTTCTTTCCCGCTCGGCCGTATTGCGCCCGCTCCTAGGGCCTCGGCCTTCGTGCCACAGTTCCCATGGGCCTGGTGGCTGCTGTCGTGGTCTGTCCTCCGACGCATGAGCCCCTGATCCTGTGCCGCTGGTGACCTCGGCGTCCCTGTCCCCGTCGGGTGCCGTGCCCTGTGGCTGGGACTTGCTTACAGCTGAAGTCTGCGTCCTCGGTGCCGCGCCCCGCCAGCGGCCTCCGGTGCTCCGGGTCTGTTTTGTTCGCCTGAGTTCCACGTAGGGATCACATGGTGCCCGCCTGTCTGACCCACTGAGCCGTCGTACGCTCTGGGTGCACCCATGTCATCTCTTCCACACCGTGTCTAACGCGTGGAAGGGTCCACCCCACCAGCGCTCTGCAGTGTACCAGAGACCATGCGCAGGTGCCGTCCAGTTTTACATGAACGTGGAACAGCCCCAGCCCAGGAACACGGGGCACACGCACTTCCTGTAGGGGCCACGGCCGGAGGCTTGCCGGCTCACGGGGTTCATGGGATGTGCCCGCACAGCCTTCTTCCCAGGAGCAGGCACAGCGTTTCTCCAAATCCTTACCCACCCGGACCCTCCGTTGGGGTCTTGGCACCTAGAGAGTGGCCTCCTAGGATGTTAGGGCCTTGTGTGCCACCCCATCCAGGGTCTGGGAAAGTGCCAGCCTCGTCGCTGAGCACAGTTTTGTGGTAGCCATTGCCGCCTGGGGGGCCCCCCCATCGAGGCTATGGGCGTGGGAAAGAGGACTCGGGGTTGGGCGGGCTCGCCCTGCGGGGATGCCCGTGCAGGTGTAGGGAGGAGCGCCCTGATGCCCGTCCCGTGCTCACCCAGGTACTGTCACGAGAGGAACCTGGCCGTGAACCCACAGGGGGGCAACACAGGCATGGTGGGGGGCAGCGTGCCCGTCTTCGATGAGATCATCTTGTCCACTGCCCTGATGAACCAGGTCATCAGCTTCCACAGCGTGTCCGGTAAGCCAGTGCTGCAGCCACGCAGCTGGGGGACCACGCCCGGGAGGGAGAggccctgctctgtgccaggcctgcTGCCTGCGTCTGCCCTGGATGCAGTTGTGAGAGGGTCACTGGGTGACTTGTGCCATGGGCttgaggtgggggcggggccgtTGCTGCAGCCCCTCAGACTCGGCTTGGACGGCCCTTGTCCCTCGTAAGTGGGACATAAAGGGTGGGGTGCAGGGAAGTGTGGGCGCGCTGCCCGCCTGGTGGACCCCGAAGCACTGCCTCCCAGCTGGGCACCTGGGGCAGGTCATTCTCCATGCTGGGGGCCCTGGCCCCAAAGCTCCAGGCCAGCAGCGTCCCACAGGAGAAGCGTCTTCAGGCTTGTCACATGTGCCCTGGTGGTGACATCACCCCTGCTCAAGGGGCCCCAGCCATGCAGCCATGCTTTCCCTGGTTTCCCCAAGCGAGAGTGTGTGCACGTGAGGATTCTTTTCTACCTTGGCtgtatgtgtttttcttcttcttcgtGGTAAATCCTAAAGGTACCTTCTGGGGGACACGCTCCTTTTCCTGGGTCCAGGTTCCGAGGGGGATGCCCCCCCGGCGGCTAACCCCCACAGAGCCCCCGCGGTGAGGCTCCCAGCTTGTCCTGAGCTGAGAGCACCCATGGCAGCTCCTCTGCTCGGCAGGGACCCTGGTGTGCCAGGCGGGCTGCATCCTGGAGGAGCTCAGCCAGTACGTGGAGGCGAGGGGCTTCGTCATGCCCCTGGACCTGGGGGCGAAGGGCAGCTGCCACATCGGGGGAAACGTGGCGACCAACGCAGGTGGCCTAAGGTTCCTGCGCTACGGCTCGCTTCATGGGACTGTCCTGGGCCTGGAAGTGGTGAGCTGGGGCCTCTGGCCCCCTTTCCTCTCTGTCCCCCAGCCTCTTCGCAGGGGCCAGTGCGCTTGGCTGTGAGGTCTGCCAAAGGGCCTTGTCCTGTCTTGGCACACGCCGTGTGTCCTCGGGCATTGTCCCCAGGTCTCAGGGACGGCCGGGGTGGTACAGGGTGACATCAGGACGCCTTGGGGGTGCGGAGTCCACGGGGTGAGTGGGGCACACCGTGACTCTCCCCCGCCGCCCCAAGGTCCGCCCTGCTGTGTCCCTGagctccctgggggtgggggcgtgaGGGTCCTCCTCTCCGGCTGATTGGACACCTTTGGGCCTGGCGTCACCGGGTGCCCCAGCACCCCTCAACCCAACTGGGGTGGTTGGGGGCTCAGGCCTGGCTCACCCTCTGAGGGTGCCTGGGACTCGGCTCCTGTCCCCCTCCACTAGGTGCTGGCTGATGGCACCGTCCTGAACTGCCTGAGCACCCTGCACAAGGATAACACGGGCTATGACCTGAAGCAGCTCTTCATCGGGTCGGAGGGCACGCTGGGAGTCATCACGGCCGTGTCCATCCAGTGTCCTCCCAAGCCCCAGGCGGTCAACGTGGCGTTCCTCGGTAGGCCGGCTGTCGGGGTGCACCAGCTGCGCTGCCGTGGGCGCGAGGGAGGCTCGCCGTCGGTCGTGGCTTCGCTGTTTCCAGGGCTTGGTGCTTGCGGAGTCCGGAGCAGAGCCTCTCCCATCTCGGGGCGGGGTGCCCTGGAGTCTGGGACAGGACGGGGGCTCTGCTCAGCGCGGCCGCGCCGTCTTGTTCGCTGATTCTGAGGGAAGTGGAGGCACTTCGGTGTGTTCGTCCCCGTGGGGTGACCAGTCACACCCATGGGAACACACTGCCCAGCCCGTCCGCTGCCCgtctctgccctgcccccgctgcccccaccAGTGCGTGCCGTGCATCCTGTGATGCTGCGGCGTGGGAGCCCTCTCCACCCCACGGGGCTCCCTGTTGGCCCCCGGGTCCCTGCTGCCAGCAGACCCTGAACGGACCTTGTGTCTCCATTGTCCCCCGAGTCCCTCCAGCCTCGCCTCCACTTGGTGGGCAGCGTTAGGGCCTGTCCTCCACTAGCGCAGAAGCTGGGGAGGCGTCCAGTCTTCTCGAGGTCACCACGGCGGCTGCCTCCCTGGTCAGCGGTGCCTGGAGCCGCAGCAGGATGCAGGGTCCTCCGTCTCTGAGCTCTGGCTGTGACCAGTTAGCATCAAACAAATGAAATGTGCCGTTTCCACTGCTTGGCGCTGGGGTCGTCCCACCCCGGGCCCATCTGCCCGCCTTCAGCTCCCCCAGAGGACACTGTCACTAGTTCACAAGGGAGGCTGCAGGTGGCTTCCTTGACCTGCGGCTCACACGGCTGGTCATTGGGAGGCCTGCTGCTGCCACCAGGGGTTCTGGCGTTTTGTTCTTTGGTCACTTTAAAGGTTTTCTTCTCTCTGGGTGTTTCTGATTTGGGGTATGTTGCCGACATGCACGTTTTTATCTCGGGTCTTCGAACTTCCTGAGCCTGTGGCTGGGTATCCTGTCCGTTGTAGAAGCTGCCCGTCTGCTGTGCCCACAGCCCTGCAGTCCGTGCTCTCAGTCTCTCCACCTTCTCCACCCCTGTTGCGCTCTGGGAGGTTTCTTCCGCTCTGGCTCCGTTCACCCATGTTCCCTTCAGCTGTGGTCCGTGTGGCCCAGGCTGCCGCATCCAGCCCCGCGTCCAGCTGTGAGACCTCTGCCTGTTCCTGGGCGAGCAGAGCAGGCGCCTTGCCCTCTGCGGACACGCTCCCCGGCGCCAGCAGGGCGTCTCCATGCCTCCCCTCTCGGCCCCGAGACACCCTCCCCAGCACGGGGTCAGTCTCCTCGGCCGCTCGACGGCCGGTTCCCCGGCATCTCGTCGTCGAGAAGCTGAAGGAGTTACGCCGGGCTGCCGGACGCCTGCGTGCTCACCCTGATGGGAAGAGCGAGCCCGTTTCTGGCCTGCACGTGCCCCGCGGCtcccctggtccccccaccttcCTGAGCCCCGTGGGTTCTCAGACGAGCATTTCCTGCCTTGATGGTCACAGCCATCGTGTGCTTGTTGGTGACCGGCGCCGGGTGCCCCCCGGGGCAGGGCTCTGCTGCCCAGCTCGCCAGCACAGCGGCAGCACGGGGGGCTTGGGTGCGTCTGGCTGGGGTTCTGGCGCCCGTGCCTGAGTCCTGTCGCCTCTGCAGGTTGTCCAGGCTTCGCCGAGGTTCTGCAGACCTTTAGCACCTGCAAGGGGCTGCTGGGTGAGATCCTGTCCGCGTACGAGTTCATGGACGCCGAGTGCATGTGGCTGGTCAGGcaccacctgcacctcaccagccCAGTGCAAGGTAGTGACCCCACTGGCGGGCAGCACCCGCCCCTGCCTGGGTGCCCTGGGCCGTAGGGATGCTCACAGGCTGTTCTGTGCACAGAGTGGGGAGCGGCAGGGAGGTTGCCGGAATCTCTGCAGCTCTGGCGTCACCAGAGCCAGATGCTTGTCATAAATGTGCCCCCAGAGCTGGTTTAGGCAATGCCGCCGTTTGTGCCAGAGCTCCAGGGTCTCTGAAAAGCCCCAGTGCACTGGCCAGACCCGCTTCTCTTCAGTGGAGAGAAGCCATCGGTCCGTGAAGGATCCCAGGGAGTTCTTTCCAAATCAGCAAACAGGAGCATCGACTCAACGTTTCAGAAAGCAATTTGGCACCTCGAGACGAGAAACGTTGCGCTGTGGATCTTGGTACTTTCACCAGAGACCTACCCTACAGCAACAGTGGGGGGTTAGCGCAGGCTGCCCTGGCTCCGGGTGTAAACAGGACGCTTGCTTCTCACaacctggaggctggaagtgtcAGACTGAGGGGCCAGCAGGGCCGGTTTCTGCCGAGGCTGTCGTCCTGGCTCGCCGACGGCACCCCTCTGGCCGTCTGCTCACGTGGCCTCTTCTCTGTGTGCAGGGGAGATCTCTGGTGCCTCTCGCTCTTTCTAGGAGGGCACCGGTCCTGTGGGATCAGGGCCCCATCCTTATGAGCTAAAGTAACCGTAATCACCTGCCTGAAGACCCCGTCTCTAAATACAGTAACGTTGGTGGTGGCTTCCCTGTGGGAATTTGGGGCGATCTCAACTTTGTCCCTAGGAAGCATGAATATGGAAAGATctttatgctttaaatttttaatgagatCCTCCTTGTAGTAGGTTCTACTTTTAGGAAACCATCTAAATGTCCAGTAGTAAAGAAATAAGCTGATACAACCACTGGAAAGATGGGGTGTCCCCGGGGGTGGATGGGAGGGCCTCTGGGGGCGGATGGAGGAGCGCTGTATGGCCGTTGGGCATGCGGGTGAGAAAGCTGCTCCTAAGGTCACGTTCAGGGCAAAGGCCAGGCCCCCTGCCGCCCTGGGTAGGGTTCAGCCTGCAGAGCTCCTCTACTGGTTGGAAGGCAGGAAGGAGCGCTGTCAAACATGCTCAGCCACTGTAATCTGGCAAGCTGGgacatgtttttttgtttctacttGTCTTTGTTTGCCAAATCCTCTTATGTGAGCATGTTTTACTTTCGTAATTGGAAAAGGAGCCCATAGAAATTAAAATGCTCCCGGTGTTTTCTATGATGTATGGTAAAGAGCAGAATTTGCATTTCAGCATGGAAAAATGCCAACATCTGGAAAAGACTTGCTGTACTCGTAGTACTTTTTTGGCAGCCACTTTTACTGTAGTGCTTAAAGGAAGAATGAATTTATTGATTTCAgtaaattcaaataaattcaCTGTAGCCTTAAAGAAAAGGACAAGCTTAAAATTTTCTTACAGTTactaatgcaaatatttttaaactttattttattttatttttataaacttttataaactttattttatttaattttttttaatttttatttttttaattatttaaataattatttattttaattatttaattattttaatttttattttaaatttttaaatttttatttatttatgatagtcacagagagagagagagaaaggcagagacataggcagagggagaagcaggctccacgcaccgggagcctgatgtgggattcgatcccgggtctccaggatcggcgccctgggccaaaggcaggcgccaaaccgctgcaccacccagggatccctatttttaaactttaaaaaagaggcaTCTTGGGTAAAAAGCATGTAGTTTTTGCACGTGGCGCTCTGCATCGTGGGCATCCTGGGCCATCGCAGGCACGGTGGCCTCTCCTTAGCCTGTGGTCTTGGGGACACCTGCAGTTGGTAAGAGGGGCTCCTTGCCCACAGCCCCATCCAGGTGCCAGTGGTGAGGCCCTCACGGTGCCACTCAGGGTTGTCCCTGTTTCTGGGGAGCATGGTTTCTGTTCCAGTGAAagacctatttttatttatcattatttattttagcttatttgttttagtaatctccatacccagtgtgggggTTGGCCTCACAGCCCTGAGCTCAAGTCACACACTCCTCCAACCAggaggagccagccaggcacccatgaAAGATGTGTTTCAAGCCATTGGAAATATAGCCTGAGCAGAATCTTCCTGCTTTCTGGGCCTTGGGCCCTGTCAGCCACACAGGGGCCATCAGAGATGCTCGGCCAGGCGGACCCAGACCCGTCCTACCCTCCGTCTGACCACCTTGCCCGGCTCATCCTCCTTTTTGTGCCTTCCAGAAAGTCCGTTTTATGTTCTCATTGAGACCTCAGGCTCCAGAGCAGAGCACGATGCTGAGAAGCTGAATGACTTCCTGGAGCAGGCCCTGCGCTCCGGCCTGGTGACCGATGGGACCGTTGCCACGGACCAGATGAAACTCAAGGTGCGTGGGTGCTGCTGGCGCCTCCTTGCCTCCCTTACGCTCAGCTGTCCAGGACGTCTACGTGCTGCCGTGTGTCTGAACGTGAGCAGTTGTCCCTGCCTCTTGGGAAACATACTTTGAGTCTCCAAAATATCAgtggcattttttaaattaaattaaactttgttttaacttattttaattaatttgcttttttataaagttatttgcaagagagaatgctgtgtgtgagtgaggggaggcacagagggagcaggagacagagaacatcaggctccccactgcgTATGGAGCCTAGCACGGGCCTCAgcctcacaagcctgagatcatgacctgagccagaaccagaAGTCCGGTGCTTAACCAACCGAGTCGCCCTGTGGGAGCCGCTGTCACTGTCGTGGGGGTCCTGGGGTGGCGGGAGCCCCTGTCCTGTTTGTGCGCCGGCGTCCTTGGGCTGCAGTGTAGAGAGCGGCTGGCCAGGGCAG
This genomic interval carries:
- the D2HGDH gene encoding D-2-hydroxyglutarate dehydrogenase, mitochondrial isoform X2 gives rise to the protein MLRRLVPRQPLRLFQWQAACARGASVQRRTWASTIPRPLGPWGAVGNSPPVCRRSSSTPAGGPEVALTQERYPVKRLPFSTPSEADLAAFERIIPGRVVTDTEVLAASNVDWLRTVRGCSRVLLRPRTSEEVAHILRYCHERNLAVNPQGGNTGMVGGSVPVFDEIILSTALMNQVISFHSVSGTLVCQAGCILEELSQYVEARGFVMPLDLGAKGSCHIGGNVATNAGGLRFLRYGSLHGTVLGLEVVLADGTVLNCLSTLHKDNTGYDLKQLFIGSEGTLGVITAVSIQCPPKPQAVNVAFLGCPGFAEVLQTFSTCKGLLGEILSAYEFMDAECMWLVRHHLHLTSPVQESPFYVLIETSGSRAEHDAEKLNDFLEQALRSGLVTDGTVATDQMKLKALWALRERISEALSRDGYVYKYDLSLPTDTLYDLVTDLRARLGSQAKRVVGYGHLGDGNLHLNVTSEDFSRSLLDALEPYVYEWTAGQRGSVSAEHGLGFKKKDALHYSKPPAALRLMQQLKAFLDPKGILNPYKTLPAQA
- the D2HGDH gene encoding D-2-hydroxyglutarate dehydrogenase, mitochondrial isoform X1 gives rise to the protein MLPQRARAMLRRLVPRQPLRLFQWQAACARGASVQRRTWASTIPRPLGPWGAVGNSPPVCRRSSSTPAGGPEVALTQERYPVKRLPFSTPSEADLAAFERIIPGRVVTDTEVLAASNVDWLRTVRGCSRVLLRPRTSEEVAHILRYCHERNLAVNPQGGNTGMVGGSVPVFDEIILSTALMNQVISFHSVSGTLVCQAGCILEELSQYVEARGFVMPLDLGAKGSCHIGGNVATNAGGLRFLRYGSLHGTVLGLEVVLADGTVLNCLSTLHKDNTGYDLKQLFIGSEGTLGVITAVSIQCPPKPQAVNVAFLGCPGFAEVLQTFSTCKGLLGEILSAYEFMDAECMWLVRHHLHLTSPVQESPFYVLIETSGSRAEHDAEKLNDFLEQALRSGLVTDGTVATDQMKLKALWALRERISEALSRDGYVYKYDLSLPTDTLYDLVTDLRARLGSQAKRVVGYGHLGDGNLHLNVTSEDFSRSLLDALEPYVYEWTAGQRGSVSAEHGLGFKKKDALHYSKPPAALRLMQQLKAFLDPKGILNPYKTLPAQA